AAAGTTGTTTTGTTGGTGTGTGTTATCATTACGTAACtactttgtagttttataaaCTATCTGTTAAAttctatttagtatttattgattaatctaatatatatccatggtaaacaattaaataaaacaaattattgcaaAAACAATTAGTAACTTGGCTTTTTAGCGCTAGAAAAATGCTTAAACTACCCAGTTACTAATTGTGTGTCACGTCCAGTGTTAATGACATCGTGTAAGttgtttaacacgttcgctaccaccaTGTTAAGAAAAGTCGTATACCCACAGACCAACAGGCTCAAATATGAGCCGCACGGTTTCTTCCCGTGCACCGGCGTCCCAAATATGCGCCGCTCGGGGCACCTCAAATAGACCGACGTCCATATTTGCGCCGCTGTTTGCATGCCACTATTATTGCCATGAAAAATCACTGGTCTATTTTAGAGGCTTGATACTTTTGTATTGGTCTATGGGGATGTCTGGCTCACATGTGGGACGCTTGGTCtctggatatcttaaaaattacgtccTATCATGGCCTATCATGCCAACTTGTTATAACAGTGGCACAATAATTAGACTATGAATATGTGagcacttaaatataatgtaGCGTGGAACATTCTGaatataagtgtaaatttaataacttatttaataaatgttcacttattttgttaaatagttatgACATATGGGTTAATAGTCATGTATTATGTCTTGTAGAGTAAAAAGAACCCCATTTATGTTTTTGtaccttgaaataaaataaactttatttctacttaattttcttatattttacttttttaatttctaaacttaaaattattgtaggcCTATAGCCTAATAAGATATGTATAATAACACATTCAATGAACTTGTATTTATGACTCTGTTGATTGAGCTTTTGTACCATGAATTAAAATACTATCATAATAAGATATGCATGTTTGATTGAAACTTACCCTAAAACCTTCAGTAATTGAGCAAATAAATAGTGGCTCATATATGGAACGCTTGGTCTATGTTAAGATTTTGATGCTATAGACCGAGCGTCCCACATATGCGCCGCCGTAAAAATTACGCAAATCAgcaatatatcaaataagaacagtacagacgtacattttaggttattttgttgaattatagctcaattcaacaatattttatcttggTCTGTGGTTAGTCTCACACCAATCATTCTCGGTCTGTGTAGAACAACCACATTTTGTAACGTTGGTCTGTTACGGTGACCCGAGCGGCGCAAATATGCGCCgcctggtagcgaacgtgttaactTTCATGTATTTAACATTATGaataacacgttcgctaccgagcGACGCACATGTGCGTCGCTCGGGCCGCACTCACGGACCGCGCTAAAAATTATAACCTCACTCTTAGACTGGGACTCGCAAGATTGACATAACCATAGACCATGAAtggtatattgttaaaattagtcTAATAACTtcctaataaactaaaaatatgtttacaaataataagcacttgttttttttaattaaagcaatTTTGATGACGACGCATATATGCGTCTCACGGTCTATAGcacgaaaataataataaattcaaggACCAGGTGTTGATGATATGCGTCTTTGTACATTTGTCCCTTATGTTAGTTCAAATAGTACATTTTAGCAAAACAACAaggtttttacatgaaaatattttattgaacatataaTTAGGTTTTACTCTTATTGGTAAAAATATCTTACATAAAAACAGATAaatgtttcttcattttttagTGTGTGGTAGTCTTGAAAACAGCTTGGCATACATAAACCAAACGGCTTATCATCTGAGTTCTTGCAAGTTGCACAATATAAAATGTGTCACGCCTCTTGTTACGTTTTACTCGGACAAACATAGGCACGTTAATTACTCTCTTCTCCAACTGCTGTGGTACATGAGCTGCAGGACCGGGTACGAGGAGTCACGTGTGACAGGCTCCGACTGGATGTAGTTCCTAATGATGATATTCCTATACTCAAGGTAAGtcatttttttttccatttagtTTTGAATGAAGGTAAACACTATTTCCATAGTGCAACATCTAGAAGATGGAAAAAGATTTTAACGTACCATTCTAAGTGAACTTACGTGGAGTTTAGTAATAAGATATCATTTGGTCGCTTCGATCGATGGCCATGCTCATCCCTATATTGTAATCTACGACCATGAGCGGGTTTCATTGTAACAGTACCTCTTTTGTTAGTTACATGGACCATATTCATAGGACCATGTGTAGTTGAAAATGGGTTTGTCAAGCGTTTCGCTTATCCCGCCACTTCAACACCGTCACATCAACCCTTTTGCCGACTAATATACTCTCTCCTTCTGTACACTTTGACTTTACTACTACCAGCGGTTTACCTGCTCTACGTCGACTTGTAACGTTTccacataattatttgttttgcacTGAATCAAGTTTTTCTGATAGATCGACGCTGTTTGTAGAAGTTAATCTAAATAAACTGTGTGACCTTTCCCAACGaaattttccatcagtttcaTGACAACTTGATAAGTGTGGCCTTAGTTTTTCATGCACTAATCGTACCTTTTCCTTGATAGATTAGCAATGTTCTGAATAAAGACCATCAGATGTGCAAAGTTCGTACAACTTTATTCCGTACTTATgagctttattttttatgtatctgACGGAATGAAAGTTCTTCCGCGAAACAAAAGCATAGCCTACGTCGGAGAGAGAGGGAATTCCCAGGACTGAATACTTTGTTACAGTTCTCTAAAATGTGGGTTAGGACTTGATCAATCTATCGTGCAACTTATGCACAGCGCAATCTGTCCTCAGTGTCATAAAAGCATAAACATCGCAAAATGGTCTCAAATCTAGTTCGAGACATTGTAATTCTCCAAAAATTTGGTGGGCATATAATGGATCTGTTGACCAATAGTTGTTTTAAAGTTGGTAAACGCACATTACCCATTAACAAGCAAAGGCCTAGAAAACCTTTTACTCTTCATCCTCTGTTAACGTCTATACCATTTATTAAGTGCTGAATGTTTTTGGTATAGGGATTTCCCCGATGAACTTTTATGCTCTTTTATTGTCCCATGCGACAATTTTATCGAGGATGGCATCATCAAATATGCTGCCAAATACTTCACCCGGATCATCCGcttgaatgtttattgtttccTGTCCTGTAAAATCGAAAGTTTGAGGgaaatttttagtgttttgtcCACAATCCTTCAACAAGTCACCAAATTGTTCGAGGATAGCATTTACTACCATTTCTACATTATGATCCTGCTGTGCTAAATCATCCCGATTATTTTCATTTTCGATTAAGTATTACTTCCATTTCAGCATTTTCTGCTAGTCCTATTTCTATGTCCCTGAATTCTGCTATAGGATCACTGAAATCAATCAGGTAAGTACCTTACCTTTTCCTCACTATCAGTTTTCGCTTTCACTAGATGGATGATTCTCACTACCTCCGTCTGAAGAGAACAAATCACTTAGTTCAGAGTCATCCACTATTTGGGTCACTAATCATACGGTCTATTTCACTGTTTGTGTGTAAAAATGATGAGGATTTTTTCTCCCGTCTTTTCTGTTTTCGTTCCATTGTAAACACTACTCTGTTCAACACTATAAAACAACAACTATCAAGTCCATAGGCCTACTAAACCTCGTTATAGCTTTTGAGGTTAGGTTACTCTTACATACTGCTGAAAAACAACAGCTGTTTAGCCTATTTGTATTGTGACGTCACTAATCCCGTCGTAGCCCACAGACCAAGGGACTCAAATATGAGTCGGGCATTCCCCGTAGACGCGGGACAAATAGAATAGAGCTTTACAATAGAAGACCGTTCTTCGAGAGAATAGTCTTTTCACTACAATGGTGACACCGTACGCAAATATTGCCGTCTCTGGTCTAATTTAATTGTGATGCACACGACGCAAATGAGCGTCGGCAGTCTGTGCGAAATAAATAGGTAGAAACGCTCAAATATGCGTCGATGGTCTAAATTAagtggaaaataaattaacaatgcggtagcgaacgtgttaaactagaaaaatggtggaaaataaaattgcaaattaaatattctgaggaaaattgttctaaagaataaatttattcaaaatcacTTATAACAATTGTGGTCAGGACATTAGACATATTAGGGCCCAGACAAGGTTCAGAGAAAAGCAAACTGTTGGATAAGTTACCAAGAGAACTTCATGTAATTATATACTGGAGTTCGAGTTtcctgtttttaaacatttttttacatcatACATATTTCGTAATAAACAATCTGGtgaagaaacaaatttaaatcatctcCGTTCTTTTTCCAAATGGTGGTCTAAAGtgaaaagaaaatagttttttttgtttttattgcaaaCTCATGTGAAAATGAATCCActccaaaatataatttctttgtagATACTTGTGAACACCGACAAGCTTTCAAATGATGACTATGCATAAtcatttaattttccatttatttttttgaaaataaaaaaagttcaaacaaCATTAAACCTACAATGtgactttttgaaataaaaaagagatTGGTGttcctaaattaaatatttgttcttggtttttgaagaattaaaaaataagagttTAACTAAAAAAAGAGAGCGAACACTATgaaaaataaagctaaatttttaagtttacttatGTAATCAATTTGTATCTTAAATCTCAAGGCTAACTACGAATGTCTTACCCATTTGCAATGGCTTGGCATACAGTTGATCTGACTGTGACCCCTTGTGGCACACCATCTCTGGTTTGAGTAGCTGGGCCTTCAGGGCAGTCTGAAATACACACGATCAGCTCAGGTATTGGTGGACAGTAGCGCTAATAATACTTTTCATTTCTTGTTGTACACTTAGTGCAAAAATTAATAATGCTGCTTTTTTTCGTTTAAgcaaagtagtaaaaataattctttgtagGTCAAACTGTACTACTAGCCTAGATATATgaatataagtaaatttgataGGAGGTAAAATTAAAAAGCATCAAGAACACAAATTGATCAACTTTGCATTAAACTTGGTAAATATGCCTTAGACAGTGCcgtataaaaaattcaaatatttaaatcaaaagaaattagaaaacaaaactttttatgagtattcaaataatgtttgtaaaatttaaacccTACGTATAGCAACAGAAGATAGGTAAAATGGCACAAATACATGTtcatggaatttttttataacagtctaAAACATGCCATAGCCAATATTACTATGTTTGAAAAACAGCTACCATTCCCAGCAATGAGAGAGAATTTACTTCCCCAGTGGTAAAAAACTTTTTGAACTTTCCATTGTTCAGCGGCGCTCTCTTTGTGAAGGAAAACACCTAAACAGCATTTTAGATACAGTATTCTAATTTGTAGTCCATTGGATGTCAAACATAATGAAGCAGGATTTAAGCCATTATTAGTCAGAATGATTAACCATTCACATGTTTCTACAATGGTATAGGATTTTAAATAGTATTGATTTTTGTTAGTCCACGTTTATTTACGGTATTGTTAATTTTACCTTAGAGTATTAGCTAATTTTACTGATTGTtgacattgtaataaaaattgttgatctATACAATACACATATTTGATTATTGGGTGCTTAAAAAACTCTAAGAATGTTGATAATGATTGGAAAGTAATCAACTCAGCAGTTAGTCTAACTTTCTTACCCTCATTTTGATGCACTTCTCTTGCTCAGGGTCAGATGTGACACAGAGGGTCATGCTGTTGACAGGACACTGCCGTATCCCAAGGATAATATCCAGGTTATGGCCCAGGTATCCAGAGTAAGTCTGGGTGTTCTCATCCAGAATCCTCAGGTCCTCCGCTGCATCCTGCCATGAGAAATAGCTGCTATAATGAATGAGAACAACATATGCGGAGAAACCacatattgataaatatatttgtatgtataaggGCAATtcctcttgactccaacagcatttcatccaggcttgtgtggagtgctttaacactctctgcaagcttggatcacgcaactgtgtgcgtcttggttgcgtacgggccacacaggcataggtggcaacgaatgcgccgacaggcttgccaaaagcggagcaagcatgccatacaccggtccagaaccgagttgtggtataagcaagtcagccgcttaccaaagtataaaacaaatggtccaggaagacacaccgcttgcggtggcagagtcaccaaggacaagcactcggcaaaagactgcttgccgattctagctccggattcaccagatggctgatggggctgggcagggatcgggttaagcaagtgattgccttgatcactggacacggccacttcaggaaacacctaaacactctaggtttacgaaatgaggcctcggagtgtagactctgcaataagtctgaagagactgcaaaacacataatactggactgtgagagactgggagcaaggagaagggctcttttcggtgacaagcaaccaggcgacgaaccagatgctagtatcggggaaaagcttcttagcctaattaagggcacgaagataggcttacccctctaacatcaaaggggcacacaataagctcaggttgacgtgtgagatctatgaatccaccccaatatcccaaaggaaaaaaaaaaaaaaaaaaaaaaaaaaatgtatagggcAATTCCAAAAGTAAATGATTTCAAGAAATGTTTCTGCAAAAAGGAGAGTGGTGGACGAAGGCATTGGCTAGTGTAGGGGGGGTCATTCCACATCAAATCATCCACGAAAAATTATAATTGTCACCAACCatctcagattttgatgaaacttggaGATTAAGATCTTCCTACTAAGATATGAAAACATTCcaagttttaactttttatttccaaaagttattgttttatagcatttcaaagttttgaaaaaatggtGTTTTTGCTCTCTCCGAGATTTAGAACAGTGAGTATTGTCagataaaaaataatctgtatcTTAGGAATTTCTGGTTTATCTCTCGAAAAAAATCAATACTGTCATATTAACTATGCTGAttagagaaaaaattattatgttactcTATCTTCATTcaattaatgaataaaacataagtttcatttattttctgcatttttttttTGGGCGAAAatggtatttttgaaaaaaattaacatctcCTAAAGGCAGAATGATAATCaggtcaattaaaaaaaattgatctaCCCAACATGATCTATCTGAAGAACTAATAAAACTTGGGGAGTACTTTAAAGAAGACCAGATTGCAATTGTAGTTGATTGACTCATGTTCTTGAAAATGTCAATGTGATAATTTGGTTATGCAAACCTCATGGGTAATAACCATGGCTCAGCCACAACTAAAGCAGATTTATGAGATCTTAAAGCTCAAAAATGTCCTAGGGGAATATTTCCGAAGTGGTATTTTATACTTGCTATACCACTCAGTTGTCAGCCTCCttcaaataaatttctatatAGTTAAGCCAATGATCATAGCTTGTCTCTCAATAAacgaatgttttatttcatttctttatttgtttctGAAACTTTGAAACTTGATTCTGAAAGTTCAGTAATAGTTTTGATAATACTTGAACTACTCTTTTCTTCACTTCTGTCTCCAATGGTACCGAGGCTAAAACAGGATTCAATGCTAAATCAGAACATGTGCTTCTCACTCAACTAACTTCTCAACTCAGAATTTTGAGATTCAAATTTTATTCTGGATTCGTAAATTCACagtcaatttataaacaaaacagaaaacataCCTGAAACATGAGATTGTGCTTGAGGCCATATCGAGGAGCGGACTCAAACATGTGGACTTCTTTAGCTGAAGATTGTTGGTGTCATAAGGAGGATTAGGCTCGTAGtagt
This window of the Homalodisca vitripennis isolate AUS2020 unplaced genomic scaffold, UT_GWSS_2.1 ScUCBcl_13234;HRSCAF=23357, whole genome shotgun sequence genome carries:
- the LOC124375099 gene encoding melanotransferrin-like is translated as MFESAPRYGLKHNLMFQDAAEDLRILDENTQTYSGYLGHNLDIILGIRQCPVNSMTLCVTSDPEQEKCIKMRTALKAQLLKPEMVCHKGSQSDQLYAKPLQMGKTFVTEVVRIIHLVKAKTDSEEK